One Pseudomonas sp. FP1742 genomic window carries:
- a CDS encoding PleD family two-component system response regulator: MNDLQLDDFKTDENAAMVLLVDDQAMIGEAVRRGLSNEENIDFHFCADPHQAIAQAIRIKPTVILQDLVMPGLDGLSLVREYRNHPATKDIPIIVLSTKEDPLIKSAAFAAGANDYLVKLPDNIELVARIRYHSRSYMTLLQRDAAYRALRVSQQQLLDTNLVLQRLMNSDGLTGLSNRRHFDEYLELEWRRSLRDQTQLSLLMIDVDYFKSYNDSFGHLEGDEALRKVATAIRDASARPSDLPARYGGEEFVLVLPNTSPGGARIVAEKLRQTVAGLRIPHIFPTEGSCLTISIGLSTMIPQPGSDCRQLISAADKGLYLAKNNGRNQVGIE; this comes from the coding sequence ATGAATGATTTACAGCTCGACGACTTCAAAACCGACGAAAACGCCGCCATGGTGTTGTTGGTGGACGATCAGGCGATGATCGGCGAGGCGGTGCGGCGTGGTTTGTCGAACGAAGAAAACATCGACTTCCATTTCTGCGCCGACCCGCACCAGGCCATTGCCCAGGCGATCCGCATCAAGCCAACGGTGATCCTTCAGGATTTGGTCATGCCCGGCCTCGACGGCCTGAGCCTGGTGCGCGAATACCGAAATCACCCGGCGACCAAGGACATTCCGATCATTGTCCTGTCGACCAAGGAAGACCCGCTGATCAAGAGCGCGGCGTTTGCCGCCGGGGCCAACGATTACCTGGTCAAACTGCCGGACAACATCGAACTGGTGGCGCGCATCCGCTATCACTCGCGCTCCTACATGACCCTGCTGCAGCGTGACGCGGCGTACCGCGCGTTGCGGGTGAGCCAGCAGCAATTGCTCGACACCAACCTGGTGCTGCAGCGCTTGATGAACTCCGACGGCCTGACCGGGTTGTCGAACCGCCGGCATTTCGATGAATACCTGGAGCTGGAGTGGCGGCGTTCGCTGCGTGACCAGACCCAGCTGTCGTTATTGATGATCGATGTCGACTATTTCAAATCCTACAACGACAGTTTTGGCCACCTCGAAGGCGATGAAGCCCTGCGCAAAGTCGCCACGGCGATTCGCGACGCCAGTGCCAGGCCATCGGACCTGCCGGCCCGTTACGGCGGCGAAGAGTTCGTCCTGGTCCTGCCCAACACCTCGCCGGGCGGTGCGCGGATAGTGGCGGAAAAACTGCGCCAGACCGTGGCCGGGTTGAGGATCCCACACATTTTCCCGACCGAAGGCTCATGCCTGACCATCAGCATCGGCCTGTCGACCATGATCCCGCAACCGGGCAGCGATTGCCGGCAATTGATCTCGGCGGCGGACAAGGGGCTGTACCTGGCGAAGAACAATGGGCGTAATCAGGTGGGAATTGAGTAA
- a CDS encoding chemotaxis response regulator protein-glutamate methylesterase, which translates to MKIAIVNDMPMAVEALRRALAFEPAHEVVWVAGNGAEAVQRCAEYTPDLILMDLIMPLMDGVEATRRIMAETPCAIVIVTVDRQQNVHRVFEAMGHGALDVVDTPAIGAGNAQEAAAPLLRKIMNIGWLIGDHSNRVRSAPSPHRNSASRQHLVAIGSSAGGPAALEVLLKGLPRDFSAAIVLVQHVDQVFAAGMAEWLATASGLNVRLAQEGEPPQSGTVLLAGTNHHIRLLKNGTLAYTAEPVNEIYRPSIDVFFESVASYWSGDAVGVLLTGMGRDGAQGLKLMRQQGYLTIAQDQNSSAVYGMPKAAAAIDAAVEIRPLDKIAPRLLEIFQK; encoded by the coding sequence ATGAAAATCGCCATTGTCAACGACATGCCCATGGCCGTGGAGGCTTTGCGCCGCGCTCTGGCGTTCGAACCGGCACACGAGGTGGTCTGGGTCGCCGGCAACGGGGCCGAGGCGGTGCAGCGTTGCGCCGAGTACACCCCGGATCTGATTCTGATGGACTTGATCATGCCGTTGATGGACGGCGTGGAAGCGACCCGGCGGATCATGGCCGAGACCCCATGCGCGATCGTCATCGTCACCGTCGACCGCCAGCAGAACGTGCACCGGGTGTTCGAAGCCATGGGCCATGGCGCGCTGGATGTGGTCGATACCCCGGCGATCGGGGCCGGCAATGCTCAGGAAGCCGCCGCGCCGCTGCTGCGCAAGATCATGAACATTGGCTGGCTGATTGGTGACCACAGCAATCGGGTGCGATCGGCACCGAGTCCGCACCGCAACTCGGCTTCGCGCCAACACTTGGTGGCGATTGGTTCATCCGCTGGCGGGCCGGCGGCGCTGGAAGTGCTGCTCAAGGGCCTGCCACGGGATTTTTCGGCGGCCATCGTGCTGGTCCAGCATGTGGACCAGGTGTTCGCCGCCGGCATGGCCGAATGGCTTGCCACCGCCAGCGGCCTGAACGTGCGCCTGGCCCAGGAAGGCGAACCGCCGCAAAGCGGCACGGTCCTGCTGGCCGGCACCAACCATCATATTCGCCTGCTGAAGAACGGCACGCTGGCCTACACCGCCGAACCGGTCAACGAGATCTATCGGCCTTCGATCGATGTGTTTTTCGAGAGTGTGGCCAGTTACTGGAGCGGTGATGCCGTGGGCGTCCTGCTGACCGGTATGGGGCGCGACGGCGCCCAGGGGCTTAAACTCATGCGCCAACAGGGCTACCTGACTATCGCTCAGGACCAGAACAGCAGTGCCGTGTACGGAATGCCCAAGGCGGCCGCAGCCATCGACGCTGCCGTGGAAATCCGCCCACTGGACAAGATAGCGCCACGATTGCTGGAGATTTTTCAAAAATGA